In the genome of Olsenella profusa DSM 13989, one region contains:
- a CDS encoding ABC transporter permease: MLNGILVLVGITLMYSTPLVFGALSGVISERSGVVNIGVEGMMMVGAFTGGCASYFSGNPWLGFLAAGVAGGLIATLHALASVTFNADQTVSGVAINLLAPGLAIFFCRRFFDGAAMTPPYATLPKLFGDNAFAGTPWANLNVDVTVLLGLIATVILWFVLYKTKWGLRIRSVGEHPAAADTLGISVTRIRYGCVIVSGILAGLGGACVTLAIVSQFQQTSISGQGFIALAAVIFGQWKPQGAYGACLLFGLTQALAIVLGGGIVPVPSTILAMLPYAMTIIVLVLFVGKSVAPRADGVPYIKGSR; the protein is encoded by the coding sequence ATGCTTAACGGCATCCTGGTGCTCGTGGGCATCACGCTCATGTACTCCACCCCACTCGTCTTTGGGGCACTCTCGGGCGTCATATCCGAGCGCTCCGGCGTCGTCAACATCGGCGTCGAGGGCATGATGATGGTGGGTGCCTTCACGGGTGGCTGCGCCTCCTACTTCTCTGGCAATCCCTGGCTGGGCTTTCTGGCGGCAGGCGTCGCGGGCGGTCTCATCGCCACGCTGCATGCCCTGGCATCCGTCACGTTCAATGCCGACCAGACCGTCTCGGGCGTGGCCATCAACCTGCTGGCACCCGGCCTGGCCATCTTCTTCTGCCGTCGCTTCTTTGACGGCGCGGCCATGACGCCGCCCTATGCGACGCTCCCCAAGCTCTTTGGTGACAACGCCTTTGCAGGCACGCCCTGGGCCAACCTCAATGTGGACGTTACGGTGCTCCTGGGGCTCATTGCCACGGTCATCCTGTGGTTCGTGCTCTACAAGACCAAGTGGGGGCTGCGCATCCGCTCCGTGGGCGAGCACCCCGCCGCCGCGGACACGCTGGGTATCAGCGTGACCCGCATCCGCTATGGGTGCGTCATCGTGTCCGGCATCCTCGCCGGCTTGGGCGGGGCCTGCGTCACGCTGGCCATCGTCTCGCAGTTCCAGCAGACGTCCATCAGCGGCCAGGGCTTCATCGCGCTGGCAGCGGTGATCTTCGGCCAGTGGAAGCCCCAGGGCGCCTATGGTGCCTGCCTGCTCTTTGGCCTCACGCAGGCGTTGGCCATCGTGCTGGGCGGTGGGATCGTTCCGGTGCCCAGCACGATCTTGGCCATGCTGCCCTACGCGATGACCATCATTGTGCTCGTGCTCTTTGTGGGCAAGTCCGTGGCCCCCCGGGCCGACGGCGTCCCCTACATCAAGGGGAGTCGCTAA
- a CDS encoding LCP family protein, protein MDDAHSLSRRSALSGSHYARKRRKAIHGRIVRNAAIALAVLVVVIAAGAFAWLHAINSNLNEGIDDNLKSTLTPTESGQPFYMLLLGVDKDEERADSADYGADDGAYRSDSIMLVRIDPQNKKVTLVSIHRDTAVTMDSYGTQKINAAYSFGGPSYATKVISNFAGVNISHYAEVDMDGMAKVVDAVGGVTVDLGVPVKDPNYTGLDLPAGEQTLDGATATLLCRARHAYDNYGDGDAYRAKNQRAVITAVAQKVLASDPATMANTVSAMAEMVHTDMDVSSIVSLAAQFKGMDTDKDIMSGMEPTTSHYTNNTWYEICDTTAWKTMMQRVDQGLPPYENGSEDPTAGVAASSSDEAAQYENTESTSSGSETTATYTGTVQVLNATTTNGAAATVAGRLTQRGFTATPGSLGRTSTTTKIIYNGQKGHAAALGVAETLGGTITPEENDGTYNTSSDVIVILGTDTY, encoded by the coding sequence ATGGATGATGCGCATTCCCTGTCGCGTCGAAGCGCCCTGTCAGGATCGCACTATGCGCGCAAGCGCCGCAAGGCAATCCACGGTCGCATCGTACGCAATGCTGCCATCGCACTTGCCGTGCTGGTCGTCGTGATTGCCGCGGGCGCCTTTGCCTGGCTCCACGCCATCAACTCCAACCTCAACGAGGGCATCGACGACAACCTCAAGAGCACCCTCACCCCCACGGAGAGCGGGCAGCCCTTCTACATGCTGCTCCTAGGCGTGGACAAGGACGAGGAGCGCGCGGACAGCGCCGACTACGGCGCGGATGATGGCGCCTATCGCTCGGACTCCATCATGCTCGTTCGCATCGACCCGCAGAACAAGAAGGTCACGTTGGTCTCCATCCACCGCGACACGGCCGTCACCATGGACTCGTATGGCACGCAGAAGATCAATGCCGCCTACTCCTTCGGTGGGCCCAGCTACGCCACGAAGGTCATATCGAACTTTGCGGGCGTCAACATCTCGCACTATGCCGAAGTGGACATGGACGGCATGGCCAAGGTGGTGGATGCCGTGGGCGGTGTGACCGTCGATCTGGGCGTCCCCGTCAAGGATCCCAACTACACCGGTCTCGACCTCCCCGCAGGCGAACAGACCCTCGACGGCGCCACGGCCACCCTGCTCTGCCGCGCACGCCACGCCTACGACAACTACGGAGACGGTGATGCCTATCGCGCCAAGAACCAGCGTGCCGTCATCACCGCCGTGGCCCAGAAGGTCCTCGCAAGCGACCCTGCCACCATGGCCAACACCGTATCCGCCATGGCCGAGATGGTTCACACCGACATGGACGTGAGCTCCATCGTCTCGCTCGCCGCCCAGTTCAAAGGCATGGACACCGACAAGGACATCATGAGCGGCATGGAGCCCACGACCTCGCACTACACCAACAACACGTGGTACGAGATCTGCGACACGACCGCGTGGAAGACCATGATGCAGCGTGTTGACCAGGGACTGCCCCCCTATGAGAATGGCAGCGAGGATCCCACGGCAGGCGTCGCCGCCTCATCGAGCGATGAGGCGGCCCAGTACGAGAACACGGAGTCCACCAGCTCGGGCAGCGAGACGACCGCAACGTATACGGGAACCGTACAGGTACTCAACGCCACGACCACGAATGGCGCCGCCGCCACGGTGGCAGGTCGGCTCACCCAAAGGGGCTTTACGGCCACGCCGGGCAGCTTGGGACGGACGTCCACGACCACCAAGATCATCTATAACGGTCAGAAGGGCCATGCGGCCGCCCTCGGCGTCGCCGAGACCCTGGGCGGCACCATAACGCCTGAGGAAAACGATGGCACCTACAACACATCAAGCGACGTCATCGTCATCTTGGGAACGGACACGTACTGA
- a CDS encoding 4Fe-4S binding protein, which produces MAERHDMIDDLIDIRDNWSSVSHPLGSIGDVLDPNQERFDPSSYKERPRVNSIFCLQCTAHSLVSEERSYDACHRCQDICPVDAIDIQKATVRVGDTCRKCGLCVMTCPTESFIVQRVMANQLFERIVRAAGSHEQCYVTCTRALGRLGRMPRDNEVVLPCVGDVPRELWFSVLADHDNVNVYLPLGICDRCRNTTGEEAYTTEIATAEEWSQASVGLEVDASALNHEQTRAYKRAQLMADIARAGRTTVSAASPALSGAQAIAKHIRNHADQLYRMQRHLEQAVGDKTFASRRRILTQKRKAVLGMVQNHPALAGRMRLEVPACDATRCTMCGDCARECPTNACDLDAHGHFSVQAAYCVNCGACVVVCPEDALALHPCDPSELVVRDEDAERRRREAERRRAALQKAARTGKRQARRVLDSLEGRAS; this is translated from the coding sequence ATGGCCGAGCGGCATGACATGATAGATGACCTCATCGACATCCGTGACAACTGGTCGTCCGTCTCTCACCCCTTGGGGAGCATCGGCGACGTCCTCGATCCCAACCAGGAGCGCTTCGACCCCTCCTCCTACAAGGAGAGGCCCCGCGTCAACTCCATCTTCTGCCTGCAGTGCACGGCCCATTCGCTCGTGAGCGAGGAGCGGTCCTATGATGCCTGCCACCGGTGCCAGGACATCTGTCCGGTGGATGCCATCGACATCCAGAAGGCCACCGTCCGCGTGGGGGACACCTGCCGCAAATGCGGCCTCTGCGTGATGACGTGTCCCACAGAGTCGTTCATCGTGCAGAGGGTGATGGCCAACCAGCTCTTCGAGCGGATCGTGCGCGCCGCCGGCTCACATGAGCAGTGCTATGTCACCTGCACGCGTGCCCTGGGCAGGCTCGGGCGCATGCCCCGCGACAACGAGGTCGTGCTGCCCTGTGTGGGCGATGTACCGCGCGAGTTGTGGTTCTCGGTGCTCGCGGATCACGACAACGTGAACGTGTACCTACCGCTGGGCATCTGTGACCGCTGCCGCAACACCACGGGCGAGGAGGCCTACACCACCGAGATCGCGACGGCGGAGGAGTGGTCGCAGGCTTCCGTCGGCCTCGAGGTGGATGCCAGCGCGCTCAATCACGAGCAGACCCGCGCCTACAAGCGGGCCCAGCTCATGGCCGACATCGCCCGTGCCGGTCGTACGACCGTGTCGGCGGCAAGCCCCGCGCTCTCGGGCGCACAGGCCATCGCCAAGCACATCAGGAACCATGCTGACCAGCTCTACAGGATGCAGCGCCACCTTGAGCAGGCGGTGGGCGACAAGACCTTTGCCAGCCGTCGTCGCATCCTCACGCAGAAGCGCAAGGCCGTGCTGGGCATGGTGCAGAACCATCCCGCCCTCGCGGGTCGCATGCGCCTCGAGGTCCCCGCCTGTGACGCCACGCGCTGCACCATGTGCGGGGACTGTGCTAGGGAGTGCCCCACCAACGCCTGCGACCTGGATGCTCATGGGCACTTCTCCGTGCAGGCGGCCTACTGCGTCAACTGTGGGGCATGCGTGGTGGTGTGTCCGGAGGACGCGCTCGCCCTGCATCCCTGCGACCCGAGCGAGCTGGTGGTGCGCGACGAGGATGCCGAGCGCAGGAGGCGCGAGGCCGAGCGGCGGCGGGCGGCCCTTCAGAAGGCTGCGCGCACGGGCAAGAGGCAGGCGCGGCGCGTGCTCGATAGCCTGGAGGGCAGGGCGAGCTAA
- the ychF gene encoding redox-regulated ATPase YchF, with protein sequence MALSIGIVGLPNVGKSTLFTALTKRGGLAANYPFATIDPNVGIVDVPDDRLQRLADIVHPARIVPATVEFVDIAGLVRGANEGEGLGNQFLANIRSCDAICEVVRYFSNPDVVHVDGRVDPDADADTIQTELILADLGSLERSVSKLERDAKRDRGLQPRLAIAKRLQGWLNEGHRAAELDMTDGERAAAHDLFLLTMKPLLYVANVDEDKVAGTPAPLDGQAPIPICAEVEAELADLDADEATEYLASLGLRRSGLETLAQAAYRLLGLQSFFTAGPKEVRAWTIRIGAKAPEAAGTIHSDFERGFIKVNTISYEDYVTLGGEAGAREAGKLRMEGKDYVVQEGDVMEFLFNV encoded by the coding sequence GTGGCACTTTCCATCGGCATCGTGGGCCTCCCCAACGTGGGCAAGTCGACCCTCTTCACGGCCCTCACCAAGAGGGGTGGCCTGGCGGCCAACTATCCCTTTGCGACCATCGATCCCAACGTGGGCATCGTGGACGTGCCGGACGACCGGCTACAGAGGCTGGCCGACATCGTGCATCCCGCGCGTATCGTCCCAGCAACCGTCGAGTTCGTGGATATCGCCGGTCTGGTGAGGGGTGCCAACGAGGGGGAGGGCCTGGGCAACCAGTTCCTCGCCAACATCCGCAGCTGCGATGCCATCTGCGAGGTGGTGCGCTACTTCTCCAATCCCGACGTGGTGCACGTGGATGGGCGCGTCGACCCCGATGCCGATGCGGACACCATCCAGACCGAGCTCATCCTGGCCGACCTCGGTTCGCTCGAGCGCTCTGTGTCCAAGCTCGAGAGGGATGCTAAGCGTGACAGGGGACTCCAGCCGCGCCTTGCCATTGCCAAGCGCCTGCAGGGGTGGCTCAACGAGGGCCATCGTGCGGCCGAGCTGGACATGACGGACGGGGAGCGCGCCGCTGCGCACGACCTCTTCCTGCTCACCATGAAGCCCCTGCTCTATGTGGCCAACGTGGATGAGGACAAGGTGGCCGGGACTCCCGCGCCGCTGGACGGGCAGGCGCCGATTCCCATCTGCGCCGAGGTGGAGGCCGAGCTTGCGGACCTCGACGCCGATGAGGCCACGGAGTACCTGGCATCCCTTGGCCTTAGGAGGAGCGGCCTAGAGACGCTGGCCCAGGCGGCCTATCGCCTGCTGGGGCTGCAGAGCTTCTTTACGGCCGGCCCCAAGGAGGTGCGGGCGTGGACCATACGCATCGGCGCCAAGGCGCCCGAGGCGGCCGGTACGATCCACTCTGACTTCGAGCGTGGCTTCATCAAGGTGAACACCATCAGCTACGAGGACTACGTCACCCTGGGCGGCGAGGCCGGCGCTCGTGAGGCGGGCAAGCTGCGCATGGAGGGCAAGGACTACGTGGTCCAGGAGGGTGACGTGATGGAGTTCTTGTTCAACGTGTAG
- a CDS encoding pyrimidine-nucleoside phosphorylase — MRMYDVIERKRNGGELSGEEIRFFVKGYVAGDVPDYQASALCMAIYFQGMTQRETVDLTRAMLASGDVIDLSSIPGIKVDKHSTGGVGDKTSLVVAPIVASLGVRVAKMSGRGLGYTGGTLDKLESILGLSVNISRTRFERIVSEVGCAIIGQTGNLVPADKKLYALRDVTATVDSTPLIASSIMSKKIAAGSDRILLDVKCGSGAFMKTVDDAIALAREMVAIGEGMGRPTVALITDMGRPLGTCIGNALEVAEAVATLKGEGPRDLTDICVELAANMLFLAGLGTIEGCRGFARNQIDNGQGFHKLKEMVAAQGGDASLLDDAFGRLARPRASREVRATKSGYLYAMDTERCGLASVALGAGRATKDDTIDHSAGIVLSAKTGAVVEEGDVLATLYAANDRLLDEGEHALRAAFDIRAEQPRPVPLFLARVTIDGVGRAGA; from the coding sequence ATGAGGATGTACGATGTCATAGAGAGGAAGCGCAACGGCGGCGAGCTCTCCGGTGAGGAGATTCGCTTCTTCGTCAAGGGCTACGTGGCCGGAGACGTTCCCGACTATCAGGCTTCGGCGCTCTGCATGGCCATCTACTTCCAGGGGATGACGCAGCGCGAGACGGTTGACCTCACGCGCGCCATGCTTGCCTCCGGGGACGTCATCGACCTCTCGAGCATCCCCGGCATCAAGGTGGACAAGCATTCCACCGGTGGCGTTGGTGACAAGACCTCGCTGGTGGTGGCACCCATCGTGGCCTCGTTGGGCGTGAGGGTCGCCAAGATGAGCGGGCGGGGGCTGGGATATACCGGGGGCACGCTGGACAAGCTCGAGAGCATCCTGGGTCTCTCCGTGAACATCAGCCGCACGCGCTTCGAGCGCATCGTGAGCGAGGTGGGCTGCGCCATCATCGGCCAGACCGGCAACCTCGTACCTGCGGACAAGAAGCTCTATGCCCTGCGCGACGTTACGGCCACCGTGGACAGCACGCCGCTCATCGCATCCTCCATCATGAGCAAGAAGATCGCGGCGGGATCCGACAGGATCCTGCTGGACGTCAAATGTGGTTCCGGTGCCTTCATGAAGACCGTGGATGACGCCATCGCCCTCGCCCGTGAGATGGTCGCCATCGGAGAGGGCATGGGCAGGCCCACCGTTGCCCTCATCACGGACATGGGTCGTCCCCTGGGCACCTGCATCGGCAACGCCCTCGAGGTGGCCGAGGCCGTGGCCACCCTCAAGGGTGAGGGGCCGCGCGATCTGACGGACATCTGCGTGGAGCTTGCCGCCAACATGCTCTTCCTCGCGGGGCTGGGTACCATAGAGGGCTGTCGTGGCTTCGCGCGCAACCAGATCGACAATGGTCAGGGCTTCCACAAGCTCAAGGAGATGGTGGCTGCCCAGGGTGGCGATGCGTCCCTTCTGGATGATGCCTTCGGACGGCTCGCCCGGCCTCGCGCGAGCCGTGAGGTGCGTGCCACCAAAAGCGGCTATCTCTATGCCATGGACACGGAGCGCTGTGGCCTCGCCTCGGTGGCGCTGGGAGCGGGGCGTGCCACCAAGGATGATACCATCGACCACTCCGCCGGCATCGTGCTCTCTGCAAAGACCGGTGCCGTCGTGGAGGAGGGCGATGTGCTGGCAACGCTCTATGCCGCCAACGACCGGCTGCTCGACGAGGGTGAGCACGCGTTGCGTGCGGCATTCGACATCCGTGCGGAGCAACCTCGGCCCGTCCCCCTCTTCCTCGCGCGCGTGACGATCGATGGTGTGGGGCGTGCCGGGGCGTAG
- a CDS encoding cytidine deaminase gives MASDAQLVQEALRARDHAYVPYSRFSVGAALLDAQGAIWHGCNIENAAYTPTNCAERTAFFKAVSEGSTDFVAIAVVGGAAGRPATRWCAPCGVCRQVMQEFCDPETFRVILGRSPDDLRVMLLKDMLPDGFGPQDLRQAFEEEGTVS, from the coding sequence GTGGCAAGCGATGCCCAACTGGTTCAGGAGGCACTCAGGGCGCGCGATCATGCCTACGTGCCGTATTCGCGCTTCTCGGTGGGCGCGGCGCTGTTGGACGCCCAGGGGGCCATCTGGCATGGCTGCAACATCGAGAACGCGGCCTATACGCCCACCAACTGTGCCGAGCGGACGGCCTTCTTCAAGGCCGTGAGCGAGGGCAGCACCGACTTCGTGGCCATCGCCGTCGTGGGTGGTGCCGCCGGGCGTCCCGCGACTCGCTGGTGTGCCCCCTGCGGCGTGTGCCGTCAGGTGATGCAGGAGTTCTGCGATCCCGAGACGTTTCGCGTGATTTTGGGACGCTCGCCGGACGACCTGAGGGTCATGCTCCTGAAGGACATGCTGCCGGACGGTTTTGGCCCCCAGGACCTGCGGCAGGCGTTTGAGGAGGAGGGGACTGTCTCATGA